The following proteins are encoded in a genomic region of Zea mays cultivar B73 chromosome 9, Zm-B73-REFERENCE-NAM-5.0, whole genome shotgun sequence:
- the LOC103639613 gene encoding uncharacterized protein has protein sequence MGVKQVLVRPRYGDGDGDDDGGTSSSSSTGRCDEDVVDQSPPPMSSCGRYLLHRVCRFDTLAGVAIKYGVEVADVKRANGLNADLQMFAHKTLRVPLHGSHQPAAAPPSLPSYSPRNHADRVAREWTTRRPPKNAASMDPFLKPPRSTVSPSMSLLQGYYGLPPTPQENLTYEGTEMATYAQGHHRKARSLSSSEHGDGADDAEKPIRRRQKADSELTTGREDNGGCLLPRAGQGLALRPKSGSRPDGNGSQLDLSATWVPSYGDGLHTVKKSSSTPEFQDSDSISIASEWLKSKWNLKPDAFTLTLPPLPLLDSIPKPLLDNIPNSIAAWRNKAAKD, from the exons ATGGGCGTCAAGCAGGTCCTCGTCCGCCCCCGctacggcgacggcgacggcgacgacgatggcggtaccagcagcagcagcagcacgggCCGCTGCGATGAGGATGTGGTCGACCAGTCGCCGCCGCCCATGTCGTCCTGCGGCCGCTACCTCCTCCACCGCGTCTGCAGGTTCGACACACTCGCCGGCGTCGCCATCAAGTACGGCGTCGAG GTGGCGGACGTGAAGCGCGCCAACGGCCTCAACGCCGACCTGCAGATGTTCGCGCACAAGACTCTCCGGGTCCCGCTCCACGGGAGCCACCAGCCCGCCGCCGCACCACCGTCTCTTCCCTCCTATTCCCCAAGGAACCACGCCGATCGCGTCGCCAG AGAATGGACAACACGCCGCCCTCCCAAAAATGCCGCTTCCATGGACCCATTTCTTAAACCACCACGGAGCACAGTTTCGCCGTCCATGAGCCTTCTGCAGGGATACTATGGCCTTCCACCGACTCCACAGGAGAACCTCACCTACGAAGGCACTGAGATGGCGACGTACGCTCAAG GTCATCATAGGAAGGCTAGAAGCTTATCGAGCAGCGAACATGGAGATGGTGCTGACGATGCTGAGAAGCCCATAAGGCGGCGCCAGAAAGCCGACTCTGAGCTGACGACAGGTAGGGAGGACAATGGCGGTTGCCTCTTGCCAAGGGCTGGGCAAGGGCTGGCCCTGAGGCCAAAATCTGGGAGTCGACCAGACGGGAACGGCAGCCAGCTAGATCTCTCGGCCACGTGGGTGCCCTCGTACGGGGATGGGCTGCACACCGTGAAGAAATCATCGAGCACCCCGGAGTTCCAAGACTCAGACAGCATCAGCATCGCCTCGGAATGGCTGAAGAGCAAGTGGAACCTGAAGCCGGACGCGTTCACCCTCACGCTTCCTCCTCTCCCGCTCTTGGACAGCATACCCAAGCCTCTCCTCGACAACATTCCCAACTCCATCGCTGCTTGGCGAAACAAGGCGGCCAAAGATTAG
- the LOC100280539 gene encoding Aquaporin TIP3-1, translated as MNMIRAVRRRFTVGHLATAKDPATLRHAAAELLATAIFVFAAEGATLSLGRMHHHDKGGGGLVAVALAHALALAAAVGCAANISGGHVNPAVTFGALLAGRICLVRSLVYWAAQLLGAVAAALVLRLATGGMHLPEYALAGGVSGWNAAVLEAAMAFGLMYAYFATVMDKARRVRAGAGALAAPLAVGLLAGANVLACGALEGAVMNPARAFGPAVVGSRRWRHQWVYWVGPMVGAGLSGVVYEHLVAGPAAEEEEPAPSCGDRRRA; from the exons ATGAATATGATCAGGGCAGTACGGCGCCGGTTCACCGTCGGCCACCTGGCTACGGCCAAAGACCCCGCCACGCTGCGCCACGCGGCCGCCGAACTCCTCGCCACCGCCATCTTCGTCTTCGCCGCCGAGGGTGCCACGCTCTCTCTCG GGAGGATGCACCACCAtgacaagggcggcggcggcctgGTGGCGGTGGCGCTCGCGCACGCCCTCGCGCTCGCGGCCGCAGTGGGGTGCGCCGCCAACATCTCCGGCGGCCACGTCAACCCGGCCGTCACCTTCGGCGCGCTGCTCGCCGGCCGGATCTGCCTCGTCCGCTCCCTCGTCTACTGGGCCGCGCAGCTGCTCGGCGCCGTCGCCGCCGCGCTCGTGCTCAGGCTCGCCACCGGAGGGATG CATCTGCCGGAGTACGCGCTGGCGGGGGGCGTGAGCGGATGGAACGCGGCGGTGCTGGAGGCGGCCATGGCGTTCGGGCTCATGTACGCCTACTTTGCGACGGTGATGGACAAAGCGCGGAGGGTCCGCGCCGGCGCCGGAGCGCTGGCGGCGCCGCTCGCCGTGGGGCTTCTGGCGGGGGCCAACGTGCTGGCCTGCGGCGCGCTGGAGGGCGCCGTGATGAATCCGGCGCGCGCGTTCGGGCCCGCCGTCGTGGGCTCCCGTCGCTGGAGACACCAATGGGTGTACTGGGTGGGGCCCATGGTCGGCGCCGGCCTCTCCGGCGTCGTCTACGAGCACCTCGTCGCCGGCCCGGCCGCCGAGGAGGAGGAGCCCGCGCCGAGCTGCGGCGACCGCCGTCGTGCGTAG